Proteins encoded by one window of Candidatus Acidulodesulfobacterium acidiphilum:
- a CDS encoding pyridoxal phosphate-dependent aminotransferase, translating into MKLSCRASLIKPSATLAITAKAKKLKSEGKDVVGFGAGEPDFDTPDYIKKAVKDALDKGQTKYTPVSGIDELKTAIAEKFAADYGVKYENSEIMVSCGGKHSLYNIFTAMLNEGDEIIVPSPYWVSYTEIIKLSGGVPVIADTSKNGFKFNLEIFKNRITAKTRGVIINSPSNPTGVMMDEKDIIEVADFAKKQGIYIITDDIYEKIIFDGKKFFNVLIADKSMKEYTIAVNAVSKTYSMTGFRIGYTAGPGDLIAAMNNIQSQSTSNPTTFAQYGALAALKGGYEFTDMMRGEFQKRRDYMFDFFEKNIKSMTPVKPDGAFYLFVDISKVFGKLKNSNGETINSSSEYCDYLLDKYLVAAVPGVEFGNDNFIRLSFATGLDVIIKGLNRIKESAASI; encoded by the coding sequence ATGAAACTCTCATGTAGAGCTTCTTTAATCAAGCCGTCGGCTACTCTTGCGATTACGGCAAAAGCAAAAAAACTAAAAAGCGAAGGGAAAGACGTCGTGGGCTTCGGCGCCGGCGAACCGGATTTCGACACGCCCGACTATATAAAAAAAGCCGTAAAAGATGCCCTCGACAAGGGGCAGACCAAATATACGCCGGTTTCCGGCATAGACGAACTGAAAACAGCTATTGCCGAAAAATTTGCGGCGGATTACGGCGTAAAATATGAAAATTCGGAAATAATGGTATCCTGCGGCGGAAAACATTCTTTATATAATATTTTTACGGCTATGCTTAACGAAGGCGACGAAATAATAGTTCCTTCGCCTTACTGGGTTTCATACACCGAAATTATAAAACTTTCCGGCGGCGTACCGGTAATTGCGGATACTTCAAAAAACGGTTTTAAATTTAACCTTGAAATATTTAAAAACAGAATAACCGCCAAAACAAGAGGCGTCATAATCAACAGTCCGTCAAACCCCACCGGCGTAATGATGGACGAAAAGGATATAATAGAAGTCGCAGATTTTGCTAAAAAACAAGGGATATATATTATAACCGACGATATATACGAAAAAATAATATTCGACGGCAAAAAGTTTTTTAACGTTTTAATTGCGGACAAATCTATGAAAGAATATACCATAGCCGTCAACGCCGTATCTAAAACTTATTCAATGACCGGCTTTAGGATAGGCTATACGGCGGGGCCAGGGGATTTAATAGCGGCAATGAACAATATACAATCGCAGAGTACTTCTAATCCTACTACATTTGCCCAATACGGCGCACTTGCGGCGTTAAAGGGCGGATACGAATTCACCGATATGATGCGCGGCGAATTTCAAAAAAGAAGGGATTATATGTTTGATTTTTTTGAAAAAAACATAAAAAGCATGACTCCGGTAAAACCCGACGGCGCTTTTTATCTTTTCGTAGATATTTCAAAAGTATTCGGAAAATTAAAAAACTCAAACGGCGAAACGATAAATTCTTCTTCAGAATATTGCGATTATCTTTTGGATAAATATCTCGTTGCGGCTGTCCCAGGCGTAGAATTCGGAAACGATAATTTCATAAGATTATCTTTTGCTACCGGATTAGACGTTATAATAAAAGGATTAAACAGGATAAAAGAATCGGCGGCTTCGATATAA